The following proteins are co-located in the Anas platyrhynchos isolate ZD024472 breed Pekin duck chromosome 1, IASCAAS_PekinDuck_T2T, whole genome shotgun sequence genome:
- the CNOT2 gene encoding CCR4-NOT transcription complex subunit 2 isoform X2, giving the protein MFGASRKKFVEGVDGDYHDENMYYSQSSMFPHRSEKDAMLQKWILGLDFKRRKMLASPSTSGQLSQFGASLYGQQSALGLPMRGMSNNTPQLNRSLSQGTQLPSHVTPTTGVPTMSLHTPPSPSRGILPMNPRNMMNHSQVGQGIGIPSRTNSMSSSGLGSPNRSSPSIICMPKQQPSRQPFTVNSMSGFGMNRNQAFGMNNSLSSNIFNGTDGSENVTGLDLSDFPALADRNRREGSGNPTPLINPLAGRAPYVGMVTKPASEQSQDFSIHNEDFPALPGSSYKDPTSSNDDNKSNLNTSGKTSSSTDGPKFPGDKSSTTQNNNQQKKGIQVLPDGRVTNIPQGMVTDQFGMIGLLTFIRAAETDPGMVHLALGSDLTTLGLNLNSPENLYPKFASPWASSPCRPQDIDFHVPSEYLTNIHIRDKLAAIKLGRYGEDLLFYLYYMNGGDVLQLLAAVELFNRDWRYHKEERVWITRAPGMEPTMKTNTYERGTYYFFDCLNWRKVAKAKRH; this is encoded by the exons ATGTTTGGTGCTTCAAGGAAGAAGTTTGTAGAGGGGGTTGATGGTGACTACCATGATGAAAACATGTACTACAGCCAATCATCGATGTTCCCACATCGGTCAGAAAAAGAT GCAATGTTGCAGAAGTGGATCTTAGGATTGGACTTCAAGAGAAGGAAG aTGCTGGCATCACCATCAACATCAGGTCAGCTGTCTCAGTTTGGGGCAAGTTTATACGGGCAACAAA gtGCACTAGGCCTTCCAATGAGGGGAATGAGCAACAATACCCCTCAGTTAAATCGCAGCTTATCACAAGGCACTCAGTTACCGAGCCACGTAACGCCAACAACAGGGGTACCAACAATGTCACTTCACACGCCTCCATCTCCGAGCAG gGGGATATTGCCTATGAATCCTAGGAATATGATGAACCACTCCCAGGTTGGTCAGGGCATTGGAATTCCCAGCAGGACAAACAGCATGAGCAGTTCAGGGTTAGGCAGCCCCAACAGAAGCTCTCCAAGCATAATATGTATGCCAAAGCAGCAACCCTCTCGACAACCTTTTACTGTGAACAG tatgtctggaTTTGGGATGAACAGAAATCAGGCGTTCGGAATGAATAACTCCTTATCAAGTAACATTTTTAATGGAACAG ATGGAAGTGAAAATGTGACAGGGCTGGACCTCTCAGATTTTCCAGCGCTAGCAgacagaaacagaagggaaggaagTGGCAATCCAACTCCATTAATAAACCCTTTAGCTGGAAGGGCTCCCTATG TTGGAATGGTAACAAAACCAGCAAGTGAGCAGTCCCAGGACTTTTCAATACACAATGAAGATTTTCCAGCATTACCAGGCTCCAGCTACAAAGACCCAACATCAAGTAATGATGACAATAAATCT aatttgAATACATCAGGCAAAACATCATCCAGCACAGATGGGCCCAAGTTTCCTGGAGATAAAAGTTCAACTACGCAAAACAACAACCAGCAGAAAAAAGGGATCCAGGTGTTACCTGACG GTCGGGTTACCAACATTCCTCAAGGGATGGTGACGGACCAGTTTGGAATGATTGGCTTGTTAACATTCATCAGGGCAGCAGAGACAGATCCAGGAATGGTACATCTTGCATTAGGAAGTGATTTAACAACACTAGGTCTCAATCTCAACTCTCCTGA aaatctttATCCCAAATTTGCATCACCCTGGGCATCATCACCTTGTCGACCTCAAGACATAG ACTTCCATGTTCCATCTGAATACttaactaacattcacattagGGATAAG CTGGCTGCAATAAAACTTGGCCGATATGGAGAAGATCTCCTGTTTTATCTCTATTACATGAATGGAGGAGATGTATTACAGCTATTAGCAGCAGTAGAGCT atttaaccGAGATTGGAGATACCACAAAGAAGAACGAGTATGGATCACCAGGGCACCCGGCATGGAGCCAACAATGAAAACCAATACATACGAGAGGGGAACATATTACTTCTTTGACTGTCTTAACTGGAGGAAAGTAGCTAAG GCCAAGAGGCATTAA
- the CNOT2 gene encoding CCR4-NOT transcription complex subunit 2 isoform X1 has translation MFGASRKKFVEGVDGDYHDENMYYSQSSMFPHRSEKDAMLQKWILGLDFKRRKMLASPSTSGQLSQFGASLYGQQSALGLPMRGMSNNTPQLNRSLSQGTQLPSHVTPTTGVPTMSLHTPPSPSRGILPMNPRNMMNHSQVGQGIGIPSRTNSMSSSGLGSPNRSSPSIICMPKQQPSRQPFTVNSMSGFGMNRNQAFGMNNSLSSNIFNGTDGSENVTGLDLSDFPALADRNRREGSGNPTPLINPLAGRAPYVGMVTKPASEQSQDFSIHNEDFPALPGSSYKDPTSSNDDNKSNLNTSGKTSSSTDGPKFPGDKSSTTQNNNQQKKGIQVLPDGRVTNIPQGMVTDQFGMIGLLTFIRAAETDPGMVHLALGSDLTTLGLNLNSPENLYPKFASPWASSPCRPQDIDFHVPSEYLTNIHIRDKLAAIKLGRYGEDLLFYLYYMNGGDVLQLLAAVELFNRDWRYHKEERVWITRAPGMEPTMKTNTYERGTYYFFDCLNWRKVAKGMWKVQYG, from the exons ATGTTTGGTGCTTCAAGGAAGAAGTTTGTAGAGGGGGTTGATGGTGACTACCATGATGAAAACATGTACTACAGCCAATCATCGATGTTCCCACATCGGTCAGAAAAAGAT GCAATGTTGCAGAAGTGGATCTTAGGATTGGACTTCAAGAGAAGGAAG aTGCTGGCATCACCATCAACATCAGGTCAGCTGTCTCAGTTTGGGGCAAGTTTATACGGGCAACAAA gtGCACTAGGCCTTCCAATGAGGGGAATGAGCAACAATACCCCTCAGTTAAATCGCAGCTTATCACAAGGCACTCAGTTACCGAGCCACGTAACGCCAACAACAGGGGTACCAACAATGTCACTTCACACGCCTCCATCTCCGAGCAG gGGGATATTGCCTATGAATCCTAGGAATATGATGAACCACTCCCAGGTTGGTCAGGGCATTGGAATTCCCAGCAGGACAAACAGCATGAGCAGTTCAGGGTTAGGCAGCCCCAACAGAAGCTCTCCAAGCATAATATGTATGCCAAAGCAGCAACCCTCTCGACAACCTTTTACTGTGAACAG tatgtctggaTTTGGGATGAACAGAAATCAGGCGTTCGGAATGAATAACTCCTTATCAAGTAACATTTTTAATGGAACAG ATGGAAGTGAAAATGTGACAGGGCTGGACCTCTCAGATTTTCCAGCGCTAGCAgacagaaacagaagggaaggaagTGGCAATCCAACTCCATTAATAAACCCTTTAGCTGGAAGGGCTCCCTATG TTGGAATGGTAACAAAACCAGCAAGTGAGCAGTCCCAGGACTTTTCAATACACAATGAAGATTTTCCAGCATTACCAGGCTCCAGCTACAAAGACCCAACATCAAGTAATGATGACAATAAATCT aatttgAATACATCAGGCAAAACATCATCCAGCACAGATGGGCCCAAGTTTCCTGGAGATAAAAGTTCAACTACGCAAAACAACAACCAGCAGAAAAAAGGGATCCAGGTGTTACCTGACG GTCGGGTTACCAACATTCCTCAAGGGATGGTGACGGACCAGTTTGGAATGATTGGCTTGTTAACATTCATCAGGGCAGCAGAGACAGATCCAGGAATGGTACATCTTGCATTAGGAAGTGATTTAACAACACTAGGTCTCAATCTCAACTCTCCTGA aaatctttATCCCAAATTTGCATCACCCTGGGCATCATCACCTTGTCGACCTCAAGACATAG ACTTCCATGTTCCATCTGAATACttaactaacattcacattagGGATAAG CTGGCTGCAATAAAACTTGGCCGATATGGAGAAGATCTCCTGTTTTATCTCTATTACATGAATGGAGGAGATGTATTACAGCTATTAGCAGCAGTAGAGCT atttaaccGAGATTGGAGATACCACAAAGAAGAACGAGTATGGATCACCAGGGCACCCGGCATGGAGCCAACAATGAAAACCAATACATACGAGAGGGGAACATATTACTTCTTTGACTGTCTTAACTGGAGGAAAGTAGCTAAG GGCATGTGGAAAGTACAATATGGTTAA
- the CNOT2 gene encoding CCR4-NOT transcription complex subunit 2 isoform X3 — protein sequence MFGASRKKFVEGVDGDYHDENMYYSQSSMFPHRSEKDAMLQKWILGLDFKRRKMLASPSTSGQLSQFGASLYGQQSALGLPMRGMSNNTPQLNRSLSQGTQLPSHVTPTTGVPTMSLHTPPSPSRGILPMNPRNMMNHSQVGQGIGIPSRTNSMSSSGLGSPNRSSPSIICMPKQQPSRQPFTVNSMSGFGMNRNQAFGMNNSLSSNIFNGTDGSENVTGLDLSDFPALADRNRREGSGNPTPLINPLAGRAPYVGMVTKPASEQSQDFSIHNEDFPALPGSSYKDPTSSNDDNKSNLNTSGKTSSSTDGPKFPGDKSSTTQNNNQQKKGIQVLPDGRVTNIPQGMVTDQFGMIGLLTFIRAAETDPGMVHLALGSDLTTLGLNLNSPENLYPKFASPWASSPCRPQDIDFHVPSEYLTNIHIRDKLAAIKLGRYGEDLLFYLYYMNGGDVLQLLAAVELFNRDWRYHKEERVWITRAPGMEPTMKTNTYERGTYYFFDCLNWRKVAKEFHLEYDKLEERPHLPSTFNYNPAQQAF from the exons ATGTTTGGTGCTTCAAGGAAGAAGTTTGTAGAGGGGGTTGATGGTGACTACCATGATGAAAACATGTACTACAGCCAATCATCGATGTTCCCACATCGGTCAGAAAAAGAT GCAATGTTGCAGAAGTGGATCTTAGGATTGGACTTCAAGAGAAGGAAG aTGCTGGCATCACCATCAACATCAGGTCAGCTGTCTCAGTTTGGGGCAAGTTTATACGGGCAACAAA gtGCACTAGGCCTTCCAATGAGGGGAATGAGCAACAATACCCCTCAGTTAAATCGCAGCTTATCACAAGGCACTCAGTTACCGAGCCACGTAACGCCAACAACAGGGGTACCAACAATGTCACTTCACACGCCTCCATCTCCGAGCAG gGGGATATTGCCTATGAATCCTAGGAATATGATGAACCACTCCCAGGTTGGTCAGGGCATTGGAATTCCCAGCAGGACAAACAGCATGAGCAGTTCAGGGTTAGGCAGCCCCAACAGAAGCTCTCCAAGCATAATATGTATGCCAAAGCAGCAACCCTCTCGACAACCTTTTACTGTGAACAG tatgtctggaTTTGGGATGAACAGAAATCAGGCGTTCGGAATGAATAACTCCTTATCAAGTAACATTTTTAATGGAACAG ATGGAAGTGAAAATGTGACAGGGCTGGACCTCTCAGATTTTCCAGCGCTAGCAgacagaaacagaagggaaggaagTGGCAATCCAACTCCATTAATAAACCCTTTAGCTGGAAGGGCTCCCTATG TTGGAATGGTAACAAAACCAGCAAGTGAGCAGTCCCAGGACTTTTCAATACACAATGAAGATTTTCCAGCATTACCAGGCTCCAGCTACAAAGACCCAACATCAAGTAATGATGACAATAAATCT aatttgAATACATCAGGCAAAACATCATCCAGCACAGATGGGCCCAAGTTTCCTGGAGATAAAAGTTCAACTACGCAAAACAACAACCAGCAGAAAAAAGGGATCCAGGTGTTACCTGACG GTCGGGTTACCAACATTCCTCAAGGGATGGTGACGGACCAGTTTGGAATGATTGGCTTGTTAACATTCATCAGGGCAGCAGAGACAGATCCAGGAATGGTACATCTTGCATTAGGAAGTGATTTAACAACACTAGGTCTCAATCTCAACTCTCCTGA aaatctttATCCCAAATTTGCATCACCCTGGGCATCATCACCTTGTCGACCTCAAGACATAG ACTTCCATGTTCCATCTGAATACttaactaacattcacattagGGATAAG CTGGCTGCAATAAAACTTGGCCGATATGGAGAAGATCTCCTGTTTTATCTCTATTACATGAATGGAGGAGATGTATTACAGCTATTAGCAGCAGTAGAGCT atttaaccGAGATTGGAGATACCACAAAGAAGAACGAGTATGGATCACCAGGGCACCCGGCATGGAGCCAACAATGAAAACCAATACATACGAGAGGGGAACATATTACTTCTTTGACTGTCTTAACTGGAGGAAAGTAGCTAAG GAGTTCCATCTGGAATATGACAAATTAGAAGAAAGGCCTCATCTGCCATCAACCTTCAACTACAACCCTGCTCAGCAAGCCTTCTAA
- the CNOT2 gene encoding CCR4-NOT transcription complex subunit 2 isoform X4, producing MFGASRKKFVEGVDGDYHDENMYYSQSSMFPHRSEKDMLASPSTSGQLSQFGASLYGQQSALGLPMRGMSNNTPQLNRSLSQGTQLPSHVTPTTGVPTMSLHTPPSPSRGILPMNPRNMMNHSQVGQGIGIPSRTNSMSSSGLGSPNRSSPSIICMPKQQPSRQPFTVNSMSGFGMNRNQAFGMNNSLSSNIFNGTDGSENVTGLDLSDFPALADRNRREGSGNPTPLINPLAGRAPYVGMVTKPASEQSQDFSIHNEDFPALPGSSYKDPTSSNDDNKSNLNTSGKTSSSTDGPKFPGDKSSTTQNNNQQKKGIQVLPDGRVTNIPQGMVTDQFGMIGLLTFIRAAETDPGMVHLALGSDLTTLGLNLNSPENLYPKFASPWASSPCRPQDIDFHVPSEYLTNIHIRDKLAAIKLGRYGEDLLFYLYYMNGGDVLQLLAAVELFNRDWRYHKEERVWITRAPGMEPTMKTNTYERGTYYFFDCLNWRKVAKEFHLEYDKLEERPHLPSTFNYNPAQQAF from the exons ATGTTTGGTGCTTCAAGGAAGAAGTTTGTAGAGGGGGTTGATGGTGACTACCATGATGAAAACATGTACTACAGCCAATCATCGATGTTCCCACATCGGTCAGAAAAAGAT aTGCTGGCATCACCATCAACATCAGGTCAGCTGTCTCAGTTTGGGGCAAGTTTATACGGGCAACAAA gtGCACTAGGCCTTCCAATGAGGGGAATGAGCAACAATACCCCTCAGTTAAATCGCAGCTTATCACAAGGCACTCAGTTACCGAGCCACGTAACGCCAACAACAGGGGTACCAACAATGTCACTTCACACGCCTCCATCTCCGAGCAG gGGGATATTGCCTATGAATCCTAGGAATATGATGAACCACTCCCAGGTTGGTCAGGGCATTGGAATTCCCAGCAGGACAAACAGCATGAGCAGTTCAGGGTTAGGCAGCCCCAACAGAAGCTCTCCAAGCATAATATGTATGCCAAAGCAGCAACCCTCTCGACAACCTTTTACTGTGAACAG tatgtctggaTTTGGGATGAACAGAAATCAGGCGTTCGGAATGAATAACTCCTTATCAAGTAACATTTTTAATGGAACAG ATGGAAGTGAAAATGTGACAGGGCTGGACCTCTCAGATTTTCCAGCGCTAGCAgacagaaacagaagggaaggaagTGGCAATCCAACTCCATTAATAAACCCTTTAGCTGGAAGGGCTCCCTATG TTGGAATGGTAACAAAACCAGCAAGTGAGCAGTCCCAGGACTTTTCAATACACAATGAAGATTTTCCAGCATTACCAGGCTCCAGCTACAAAGACCCAACATCAAGTAATGATGACAATAAATCT aatttgAATACATCAGGCAAAACATCATCCAGCACAGATGGGCCCAAGTTTCCTGGAGATAAAAGTTCAACTACGCAAAACAACAACCAGCAGAAAAAAGGGATCCAGGTGTTACCTGACG GTCGGGTTACCAACATTCCTCAAGGGATGGTGACGGACCAGTTTGGAATGATTGGCTTGTTAACATTCATCAGGGCAGCAGAGACAGATCCAGGAATGGTACATCTTGCATTAGGAAGTGATTTAACAACACTAGGTCTCAATCTCAACTCTCCTGA aaatctttATCCCAAATTTGCATCACCCTGGGCATCATCACCTTGTCGACCTCAAGACATAG ACTTCCATGTTCCATCTGAATACttaactaacattcacattagGGATAAG CTGGCTGCAATAAAACTTGGCCGATATGGAGAAGATCTCCTGTTTTATCTCTATTACATGAATGGAGGAGATGTATTACAGCTATTAGCAGCAGTAGAGCT atttaaccGAGATTGGAGATACCACAAAGAAGAACGAGTATGGATCACCAGGGCACCCGGCATGGAGCCAACAATGAAAACCAATACATACGAGAGGGGAACATATTACTTCTTTGACTGTCTTAACTGGAGGAAAGTAGCTAAG GAGTTCCATCTGGAATATGACAAATTAGAAGAAAGGCCTCATCTGCCATCAACCTTCAACTACAACCCTGCTCAGCAAGCCTTCTAA